The genomic region CGCCCATGGGCGGACGCACCTCGTTGCCGAAGTAAAGCGCGCCGATGGGAAAAGTCATGTGCACCATCGGGTTGTTCGTCCAGTAGAACGAGATGTTGGGGAAGGCCTCAAAAGCCTCGGTGTTGGCGGCGTTGCGGGCGCGAAAGGCGATCACCGCAGGCATCCCAGGGTTGTTGAGCAGCCAATGGACGCCCCCCTCAAACACCCAGTCCACCGGTATCAGCATGCGGAACGCCTCTGTGCCGATGCCCTGCTGATCCATGCACTGGACGGTCTTCAGGCGAAGGGTTGCCGCCTGCGCCGCCTCGCCGCTCTCCCGACGGGGCGCTTCGGGTTTTGCGGGCTTGGGCTGCGGCTCGCCCAATATGCAACGAGTCCCGCAGTACTCGCACACCACGTCGTTGCCGGGTGGAAGTTTGGCCCCGCACTGGGGACACCGAACCACACGAACGTCCGACATCTCCCCGCCTCCTTCACACACGCGCCGAGGCGCACACGACACCGGCGCACGCCATCGCACAGGGGGACTTACCGCCCCCGGGCCACACCCTCCAGGGCACGCGTTATCTGCGCGACGCGCTCGGCACGCCCCATCTTCGCGTAGGCGTCGCGCTCATGCTCAAGCGACACCACCGGCACGCGCATTCCCGCCACGTCCACGCGGCGCGTGATGCGCCCCAGGTCGGGCGGCGGCTCCCAGGTGCCATCCTCGCGCTGGTGTTGCGCGTCGCCCATGATCTCCACCGTCATGCCGTCAATCTCCAGCGCCCCGAAATGCGATCGCATGCCGGCTTTCTCCGAGAGCGCGACGGGCCGCACAACGTGCCCCGCGAACAGCGACGCGATGCGGTACGCTCCCGCCGCGTCGGTCTGGATGTCCACATCGTGCGGCGTAAGCGCCACGCCCTGCAACGCCAGCCCCACGCTGCCCGTTACCGCCCAGTTCACCCCCGCGGGTTCCAGCGCATCACACAGAATGCGCAACACTTTCAGATGCCGCTCCATGTCCCCTCGCGATACAGAGTAATCAGATCGCGCACCACCGCGCCTGCGGTGGGGATGGGATCCACTTCATCCACCGTAACCGCGACGATGCCGTTGGTGTCCGTATAGTACACGATGCCCATCTGCACCGACGTCAGGCGCGCCAAAGGATGCTCCGCCCCGACTTCGGTGGGCTGCACGCTCAGCGAATAGCCCGCGCCACGACGCTCGGCCACGGCGAGGAGCAGGATGACGTTGCCTCTCTCCCGCGCGTGCTGGATCATCTTCGCGGAGATGCCCCGAATGCCCGCGACGCGAACCTCGGGCAGGCGGGCAGGATAGCCGAGCACAGCATTGGCCAAGATGACGAGTTTGTTGGCGGCGTCCCATCCATCCAAGTCCAGGGCGGGGTCGGCTTCGGCATGGCCGGCCTTCTGGGCCATCTCCAGCGCCTCTTGGAAGGTGTAGCCTTGCGCGATGCGAACCAGGATGGAGTGGGTTGTGAGATTGAGCACGCCGTCTATGCGCTCAATGCGGGCGTGGCACAGATCGCGGACGCCGACGTTCACCGCCGGCAGCCCCCCGCCGACCGTCGCGCTGAACAGGACGCGGCGGCCGCGTTCGCGGGCCAGCGCCATCACCTCTGGGTACGCCAGCGCCAGCGGCCCCTTGTTCGCCGTGATCACGTGCATCCCCCGCTCTAGCGCTAGGCGGATGTGGCCCATGGCGGGTTCCCCGTCGGACAGGTTCACCGGCGACGCCTCTATCAGGACGTCGGCCTGGCTATGGCGCAGCATGTCCAGTCCGGCGACGCCCCTTTGACCCAGGCCGATGTAGTCGGCGGCGCTCCCGCCCGCCTCCTTTAGCGCCACGAGTCGGCGCAGGTCAATCCCGTCGGGACTCCAGGCCGCGCCGCGGCTGTCGGCTACCCCCGTGAGGACGAATTCCAGCCCGAAGCGTTCGCGGTAGAGCGATCGCCTCTCGTCAAGGATGGTCAGCACGCGGCGGCCCACATTGCCCAGCCCCACGAGCGCGATGCGAACCCGCTCCACAGCCATGCTTCCAGCGCCTCCCAGCCAGGGTTTGACAGAAGTATACTACGCGAGCGGATTGCGGGCAAGCGCGGGGCTGCACCGACCGGCCCCGTGTATACATTTCGGTGGAAACTTGTCGGACCGATGGGCGGCAGCATGAAAGGCAAAGGAGCGTAGGGCAGGTTTCCATACCTGCCCTACGCCTTCGGCGGCTATGGAAAGCCGCCCTACGTGTTTCGGCATCGCGCCGCCAATTTCCCATTCGCGTGCATTCGTGTTATTCGCGGTTATGGCTCTTTCCCCAATTCGCGTGGATTCGTGTCATTCGCGGTTACAACCGCAATGACACCGGCGTTCGTTGTGGTATAATCGCCCTATGAACGTTGTCTTTGTCGCCCCCTTCGGCCTGGCGCCCAAAGGCACCACCCGCTGGCGCGTCCTGCCGTTGGCCCGCGCACTGGCCGCGCGAGGACACGCGGTGCGCGCCCTCGTGCCCTCGTGGGACAGGCCGCAGGACGCCGGCCGAGTGTGGCGCGAGGGCGGCGCGACCGTCGCGTGCGTGCCGTTTCCGGCGCGGCTGGGCCAGGGCGCGTGGCCGATCCTGCTCGCCCGCCTGCTTCGGGAAGCCCTGCGCGGCTCGCCCGACGTGGTGCACGTCTTCAAGCCCATCGGCTTCGGCGGAGCCGTCGCCGAGGCGATGCTGCGCCTCCGCACGAGGGCGCGCCCCCTCATCTGGGCCGACGCCGACGACCTGGAAGCCGAGTGGACGCGGCACAGGCCCGCCTGGCAGCGCGCCGCCCTCGCCCGCCAGGAGCGGTGGGTCCTGGCGCACGCCGACGGCGCTACCGTGGCAAGCCGCGCCCTGGGCGAATACGTCGCGGCCCTGCGGGGCGAAGCGCCCTTCTACCTGCCGAACACATCGGCACTGCGCCCGGCCGAGGCGGACGAAATCCCCGGCCGCGTCGCCTGGTACACGCGGTTTCTGGACATCGCCCCCGAAACCGTGGCCGACATCTGGGCCGCCGTTGTCGCAATCGCAGGGGCAGGTCTGAGACCTGCCCCTAGCCTGCATGTCATCGGCGCGGGCATGCGCGGAGAGGAGCGGGCTTTCGCTGAAGCCGTGCGGACACGCCAACTGCACGACACCGTAACGTTGTGCGGCTACCTGGAAGGCGACGCCCTCGCCGATGAGGTCGGCGCGGCATGCGTGGCCATCTTTCCATTTGCCGACACGCCGATAAACCGGTATAAATGTCCGGCGCGGCTGGCCGATTTGGCGGCAATAGGCGTGCCCGTGGTGGCCCACGCCGTTGGCGAGTGCGCGTCCTACGTCGTCCACGGCGAGACGGGCGCGCTGGTGGCCCCAGGCGACACGCGCGGCTTCGCCGACGCGCTGGCCCAACTCCTCCGCGACGCCGACCGCCGACGGGCGATGCGATCCGCGGCCCGCTCGCGCTTTGCCGCCCGCTTCGCGCCAGGGGTGCTGGCCGCCCGCCTGGAGCAGGCGTACACGGCGGCGCTCGCCGCGCGCGGCAATCCATAGGACAGCGGGAGCGATTCGGGGAATGCGACAGCGACTGCGAACTGCGTTACGCCTTTGGGCACCTGTGCTGGCGTGGGCGGGGGTGATCTATTTCTTCTCCTCG from Chloroflexota bacterium harbors:
- a CDS encoding homoserine dehydrogenase → MAVERVRIALVGLGNVGRRVLTILDERRSLYRERFGLEFVLTGVADSRGAAWSPDGIDLRRLVALKEAGGSAADYIGLGQRGVAGLDMLRHSQADVLIEASPVNLSDGEPAMGHIRLALERGMHVITANKGPLALAYPEVMALARERGRRVLFSATVGGGLPAVNVGVRDLCHARIERIDGVLNLTTHSILVRIAQGYTFQEALEMAQKAGHAEADPALDLDGWDAANKLVILANAVLGYPARLPEVRVAGIRGISAKMIQHARERGNVILLLAVAERRGAGYSLSVQPTEVGAEHPLARLTSVQMGIVYYTDTNGIVAVTVDEVDPIPTAGAVVRDLITLYREGTWSGI
- a CDS encoding glycosyltransferase, producing the protein MNVVFVAPFGLAPKGTTRWRVLPLARALAARGHAVRALVPSWDRPQDAGRVWREGGATVACVPFPARLGQGAWPILLARLLREALRGSPDVVHVFKPIGFGGAVAEAMLRLRTRARPLIWADADDLEAEWTRHRPAWQRAALARQERWVLAHADGATVASRALGEYVAALRGEAPFYLPNTSALRPAEADEIPGRVAWYTRFLDIAPETVADIWAAVVAIAGAGLRPAPSLHVIGAGMRGEERAFAEAVRTRQLHDTVTLCGYLEGDALADEVGAACVAIFPFADTPINRYKCPARLADLAAIGVPVVAHAVGECASYVVHGETGALVAPGDTRGFADALAQLLRDADRRRAMRSAARSRFAARFAPGVLAARLEQAYTAALAARGNP